The following proteins are co-located in the Flectobacillus major DSM 103 genome:
- a CDS encoding gliding motility-associated C-terminal domain-containing protein, producing the protein MMKKVFLCSCVLILSIALNHKVVASSLVGGNFELLSNGVNGRFVLKLHLYYDKSSGRPSANDDNLKVGIFQKSNNQLKQSLTLTASSLVGNELTYKNDDCANSQNLKVITVDYEANLLLPPSDFTDPAGYYIALDKCCRASVSNISNPTTTGALVYLAFPALLQNSADFINSSPKFKAPSGEYICKGQAFSYDCGATDVDGDILSYQLVTPYSGSSTSSNPNPTPTGTSGFPTVTWTGGVDATTAIPGNPALTINNAGIISVTATTLGSFLFSVEVTETRNGVVIGKVRRDFAFKVIDCTAAAPPVATIFDDYSTTPVSTANVCENGFVQLSTTNNSNYSYQWQKNGLDVLGATTYDFKAEGAGTYTVQVSAKTGCSKASTSSPTTLTQIAGEDLTIDLNYTNNCDQFTLIVVRTDGMPFTNASRFVYRWSNGIVNVALRASNTPANAGDYSVIMTPTSPSSCKYIIRKTIPYSPAPNATITTSNGTNEFCVGSPFKLSGNLGGDYNYEWTRNFSVVQNGINHELNVTTSGTYSLKISNRVGCTATSTPLTITSKNITPVTFGAIPPVCTDGSQQINLSQYITPFDATNGVLAARSINISSTIDSKDFGVGTFPITYTFNNPNGCKSTATSNLLIDIAPRVTLGNDVLLEDGQSVQLSSTLANTNLSNFTLAWSPASSLSSTNTPSTMASPTTTTTYTLKVTNNTSGCSKTDDVVVFVTKKIANSFTPNEDGLNDFWDLSDLITDHPNAYVRIFNRWGNQVFSTRNYTTDPFKGIIDDYQLKTSTYYYIIELREDWPSMTGYLTVVR; encoded by the coding sequence ATGATGAAGAAGGTATTCCTTTGCTCATGTGTTTTAATATTATCTATTGCTTTGAACCACAAAGTAGTAGCCTCTTCGCTTGTCGGTGGAAATTTTGAGTTATTAAGTAATGGTGTAAACGGTAGATTCGTACTGAAGCTTCATCTTTACTATGATAAATCAAGTGGCCGCCCTTCGGCTAACGACGATAATCTGAAAGTAGGTATTTTTCAAAAAAGTAACAACCAATTAAAACAAAGTTTGACTCTTACAGCAAGTAGTTTGGTTGGAAATGAACTTACCTATAAAAACGATGATTGTGCCAATTCTCAAAATCTAAAGGTAATTACGGTAGACTATGAGGCCAATCTGTTGCTTCCCCCCAGTGATTTTACCGACCCCGCAGGCTATTATATTGCCTTAGACAAATGTTGTCGAGCTAGTGTCAGTAATATCAGCAATCCTACTACTACAGGTGCATTGGTATATTTGGCATTTCCTGCTCTTCTGCAAAATAGTGCCGACTTCATCAATTCTTCGCCCAAATTCAAAGCTCCATCGGGCGAGTATATTTGTAAAGGCCAAGCCTTCAGCTATGACTGTGGTGCTACCGATGTCGATGGCGATATACTTAGCTACCAGCTAGTAACACCCTATAGCGGTTCTAGTACGAGTAGCAATCCCAACCCTACTCCTACGGGTACGTCGGGCTTCCCTACGGTAACATGGACGGGCGGCGTTGATGCTACTACGGCTATTCCGGGCAATCCAGCCCTTACTATCAATAATGCAGGCATAATTTCGGTAACAGCTACAACCTTGGGGTCATTCTTGTTTTCGGTAGAAGTAACCGAAACACGCAATGGCGTTGTTATTGGAAAAGTACGACGAGACTTTGCCTTCAAGGTAATAGATTGTACGGCTGCGGCTCCACCTGTAGCTACTATTTTTGACGACTACAGCACAACGCCTGTTAGTACAGCCAATGTTTGCGAAAATGGTTTTGTACAATTATCTACTACCAACAATTCAAACTATAGCTATCAGTGGCAGAAAAACGGCCTTGACGTATTGGGAGCTACCACCTACGACTTCAAAGCTGAAGGGGCAGGTACTTATACCGTTCAGGTAAGTGCCAAAACAGGTTGTAGCAAAGCCAGCACATCGTCGCCAACAACACTAACACAAATTGCAGGCGAAGACTTAACGATTGATTTGAACTATACTAACAATTGTGACCAGTTTACTTTGATTGTTGTACGTACAGATGGTATGCCTTTTACCAATGCTAGCAGATTTGTATATCGTTGGTCAAATGGCATTGTTAATGTGGCTCTTAGAGCAAGCAATACCCCTGCCAATGCTGGCGATTACAGCGTAATAATGACACCCACATCGCCATCGTCTTGTAAATACATTATTCGCAAAACGATTCCTTATTCGCCTGCACCCAATGCTACTATTACTACGAGTAATGGTACAAATGAGTTTTGTGTAGGGTCACCTTTTAAATTAAGTGGCAACTTGGGCGGTGATTATAATTATGAGTGGACTAGAAACTTTAGTGTAGTACAAAATGGTATCAATCATGAGCTGAATGTAACTACTTCGGGAACGTACTCGCTCAAAATCTCTAACCGAGTAGGTTGTACAGCTACATCGACACCACTGACTATCACCTCAAAAAATATTACTCCTGTTACTTTTGGTGCAATCCCTCCTGTATGTACCGATGGCTCGCAACAAATCAACCTCAGCCAATATATTACGCCATTCGATGCTACCAATGGGGTTTTGGCGGCTCGTTCAATCAATATTTCAAGTACTATTGACAGTAAAGATTTTGGGGTTGGTACATTTCCTATTACTTATACGTTCAACAACCCCAATGGCTGTAAATCAACAGCAACCAGTAATTTATTGATTGATATAGCACCAAGGGTTACATTGGGCAATGACGTATTGCTCGAAGATGGCCAATCGGTTCAGTTGAGTAGTACTTTGGCAAATACAAATCTGAGCAATTTTACTTTAGCGTGGAGTCCTGCGTCGTCGCTGAGTAGTACCAATACACCAAGTACAATGGCATCGCCTACTACCACTACCACTTATACTTTAAAAGTTACGAATAATACATCGGGATGTAGCAAAACCGATGATGTAGTGGTATTTGTGACGAAAAAAATCGCTAATTCTTTTACACCAAACGAAGATGGCCTGAACGACTTCTGGGATTTATCGGACCTTATTACCGACCACCCTAATGCTTATGTGAGAATATTTAATAGGTGGGGGAACCAAGTATTTTCGACCCGAAATTATACTACAGACCCTTTTAAAGGTATCATTGATGACTATCAACTCAAAACCAGTACCTATTATTATATTATTGAGTTGAGAGAAGACTGGCCAAGCATGACAGGTTACCTTACCGTAGTAAGATAA
- the obgE gene encoding GTPase ObgE — MMTSNFIDYVKINVRSGHGGAGSTHFRREKHVPKGGPDGGDGGRGGHIILRANAQHWTLLHLKYQKHIFAKDGKGGEGGRRSGAQGEDMIIEVPLGTIAKNPETGEVLAEVTQDGQEVILFHGGRGGLGNVHFKTSTNQAPHHSQPGEAGEDMWIILELKVLADVGLVGFPNAGKSTLLSVLSAAKPEIADYPFTTLVPNLGVVAYRDFKSFIMADIPGIIEGAAEGKGLGTRFLRHIERNSILLFLIPSDAENIEEEYNILLNELKMYNPALLDKERIIAISKMDLVESDEDAQRIVSQLPAGIPYVQISSVMQQGLVELKDLLWKTLQAAQPPLPAAEEESTPEIAD; from the coding sequence ATTATGACATCAAACTTCATTGACTACGTAAAAATCAACGTTCGTTCGGGACATGGCGGAGCAGGTTCAACACATTTTCGTCGTGAGAAACACGTCCCCAAAGGTGGCCCAGATGGTGGTGATGGTGGTCGTGGAGGACATATTATCCTCAGAGCCAATGCTCAACACTGGACACTTTTACACTTGAAATATCAGAAGCACATTTTTGCCAAAGACGGCAAAGGTGGAGAGGGCGGCCGTCGTTCGGGTGCTCAGGGCGAAGATATGATTATAGAAGTGCCGTTAGGTACAATTGCCAAAAATCCTGAAACTGGCGAGGTACTTGCCGAAGTTACACAAGATGGCCAAGAAGTAATTTTGTTTCATGGTGGCCGTGGAGGTTTGGGTAATGTTCACTTCAAAACTTCCACTAATCAAGCTCCACACCATTCTCAACCTGGCGAAGCTGGTGAAGATATGTGGATTATTTTAGAATTAAAGGTTTTGGCAGACGTAGGTTTAGTGGGTTTCCCCAATGCAGGAAAATCTACTTTATTATCTGTCTTGTCGGCAGCCAAACCCGAAATCGCCGATTATCCCTTTACAACACTTGTTCCTAATTTGGGTGTAGTAGCTTATCGTGATTTTAAGTCATTTATTATGGCCGATATTCCGGGGATTATCGAAGGGGCAGCCGAAGGAAAAGGTCTTGGTACTCGTTTCTTACGTCATATCGAAAGAAACTCTATCTTACTTTTCTTGATTCCTTCCGATGCCGAAAATATAGAAGAGGAATATAATATCCTTCTCAATGAGCTGAAAATGTATAACCCAGCCTTGTTGGATAAGGAAAGAATTATAGCAATTTCAAAAATGGACTTAGTAGAGTCGGACGAAGATGCACAACGTATTGTAAGCCAACTACCTGCGGGTATCCCTTATGTACAAATCTCGTCGGTGATGCAACAGGGCTTAGTTGAATTAAAAGATTTACTTTGGAAAACTCTTCAGGCTGCTCAGCCTCCATTGCCAGCAGCAGAAGAAGAGAGTACCCCCGAAATAGCTGACTAA
- a CDS encoding adenylate kinase → MLNLVLFGPPGAGKGTQSAKLIDKYNLVHISTGDMFRGHIANDTELGKRVKQILADGLLVPDSITIEMLEEEVKNNPQANGFIFDGFPRTVPQAEALDAFLEKNGESISGVVQLDVNEDEIKNRIAERQKISGRADDDADKLLKRIDEYFSKTIHVLPYYEGQGKVAKVNGIGAIEEIFTNICTAIDAVK, encoded by the coding sequence ATGTTAAATCTCGTCTTGTTTGGACCTCCAGGTGCAGGTAAAGGAACACAGTCTGCCAAATTGATTGACAAATACAATTTAGTACACATTTCTACGGGTGATATGTTCCGTGGACACATTGCCAATGATACCGAGCTAGGTAAGCGTGTAAAGCAAATACTTGCAGACGGCTTATTAGTACCAGATTCGATAACAATCGAAATGCTGGAAGAAGAAGTGAAAAATAATCCACAAGCCAATGGATTTATTTTTGATGGTTTTCCTCGTACGGTTCCACAAGCAGAAGCCTTGGATGCTTTCTTGGAAAAAAATGGAGAAAGTATCAGTGGTGTAGTTCAATTAGACGTAAATGAGGACGAAATCAAAAATCGTATTGCAGAACGTCAAAAAATTAGTGGTCGTGCCGACGACGATGCAGATAAGTTATTGAAAAGAATAGATGAGTATTTTTCAAAAACGATTCATGTATTACCCTATTACGAAGGCCAAGGTAAAGTAGCAAAAGTAAACGGAATTGGTGCGATTGAAGAAATCTTTACAAATATATGTACTGCCATCGATGCAGTAAAATAA
- the recG gene encoding ATP-dependent DNA helicase RecG → MMQSYFFDTKIELLKGVGPQRGNLLNTELQIFTFGDLIQYYPFRYEDRTQFHHIVELYEGMEYAQIKGRLRNVDKVGEGFKQRLTGIFTDGTGSLELTWFQGITWLEKNLRVGAEYVLFGKPAFFQGRPQMQHPELELLTGLNEKGGYFLPVYGLTDKLRKRYIDSKAIATMQRNLLQNAYPLIRETLPEFLLKKYRLIAKKDALYNIHLPLSEQWLHQAKRRLKFEELFYNQLRLIKQKLLRRVDYEGQIFKKSYLLKDFYENHLPFSLTGAQKRVIKEIFEDMRSGKQMNRLLQGDVGSGKTIVAFICMLLAIDNGAQACIMAPTEILADQHYQGLKVFADALGISIEKLTGSTRKKARTGIHEGLLDGSLKILVGTHALLEDIVQFQNLGLCVIDEQHRFGVAQRAKLWEKNKYIHPHILVMTATPIPRTLAMTLYGDLDVSVIDELPKGRKPIKTVHRYDAHRLTVFGFIRDEIKKGRQVYIVYPLIEESERMDYKDLMDGYESIVRAFPEYNISIVHGKMKSADKDFEMQRFVKAETQIMVATTVIEVGVNVPNASVMIIESAEKFGLAQLHQLRGRVGRGAEQSYCILMTDVKLSKDSRIRIDTMVRTTDGFEIADVDLQLRGPGDISGTQQSGIVDLLIADLAKDGEILKVARECAQAILDEDHDLELPQHAMIKEQIDSQRTEHSSWSRIS, encoded by the coding sequence ATGATGCAAAGTTATTTTTTTGATACCAAAATAGAGCTTCTGAAAGGCGTAGGGCCACAACGAGGAAATCTATTGAATACCGAGCTACAAATTTTTACATTTGGCGATCTGATTCAATACTACCCGTTTCGTTATGAAGACCGAACCCAATTTCATCATATAGTCGAGCTTTACGAAGGCATGGAATATGCCCAAATAAAAGGACGACTGCGTAATGTAGATAAAGTAGGAGAGGGTTTTAAACAACGCCTAACGGGTATTTTTACCGATGGTACTGGTAGCTTAGAGCTTACTTGGTTTCAGGGAATTACTTGGCTCGAAAAAAACTTACGTGTAGGTGCCGAATATGTGCTATTTGGCAAGCCTGCTTTTTTTCAAGGTAGGCCCCAAATGCAACATCCTGAACTGGAGCTTTTAACAGGACTCAACGAAAAAGGGGGCTACTTTTTGCCTGTTTATGGCCTTACCGATAAGCTTCGCAAAAGATATATCGACTCAAAGGCTATTGCAACTATGCAACGTAATTTGTTGCAAAATGCGTATCCTTTAATCCGAGAAACCTTGCCAGAGTTTTTGCTCAAAAAATACCGCTTGATTGCCAAAAAAGATGCCCTTTACAATATTCATTTGCCATTATCAGAACAATGGCTTCATCAGGCTAAAAGAAGGCTGAAATTTGAAGAGCTATTCTATAACCAGCTACGATTAATCAAACAGAAACTCCTCAGAAGGGTTGATTATGAAGGCCAAATTTTTAAGAAATCATATTTGCTCAAAGATTTTTATGAAAACCATTTGCCATTTTCTTTAACAGGTGCTCAAAAAAGGGTAATCAAAGAGATTTTTGAAGATATGCGTTCGGGTAAACAAATGAACCGACTTTTGCAGGGAGACGTAGGTTCGGGCAAAACTATCGTAGCATTTATTTGTATGCTTTTGGCTATCGACAACGGGGCTCAGGCTTGTATCATGGCTCCAACCGAAATTCTGGCCGACCAGCATTATCAAGGGCTCAAAGTCTTTGCCGATGCTTTGGGTATTTCGATTGAAAAACTTACTGGTTCTACACGCAAAAAGGCTCGAACAGGTATTCATGAAGGGCTATTAGATGGTTCGCTGAAAATTCTGGTAGGAACACATGCCCTTTTAGAAGATATTGTTCAGTTCCAAAATTTGGGCTTATGTGTGATTGACGAACAGCACCGCTTTGGAGTAGCCCAACGTGCCAAGCTTTGGGAAAAAAACAAATATATTCACCCGCATATTTTAGTGATGACGGCTACGCCGATTCCTCGTACTTTGGCAATGACTTTGTATGGCGATTTAGACGTATCGGTGATTGACGAATTGCCCAAAGGCCGCAAGCCTATCAAAACCGTTCACCGTTATGATGCTCATAGGCTTACTGTTTTTGGTTTTATTCGTGATGAAATCAAAAAAGGGCGACAGGTGTATATTGTATATCCACTTATCGAAGAATCGGAACGAATGGATTACAAAGACCTAATGGATGGCTACGAAAGTATTGTAAGGGCATTTCCCGAATACAATATTAGTATTGTACATGGCAAAATGAAATCGGCCGATAAGGATTTTGAAATGCAACGATTTGTAAAAGCCGAAACCCAAATTATGGTAGCTACCACTGTAATAGAGGTTGGTGTAAATGTACCCAATGCCTCGGTAATGATTATTGAAAGTGCCGAAAAATTTGGCTTGGCTCAATTACACCAGTTGAGGGGGCGTGTTGGGCGTGGTGCCGAGCAAAGTTATTGTATCTTAATGACCGATGTGAAATTGTCGAAAGACAGCCGAATACGCATAGATACTATGGTGCGTACTACCGATGGCTTTGAAATTGCCGATGTAGATTTACAGCTTCGTGGCCCAGGCGATATATCGGGTACACAACAAAGTGGTATTGTCGATTTGTTGATAGCCGATTTGGCCAAAGATGGCGAAATACTAAAAGTAGCCCGAGAATGTGCACAGGCTATTCTGGATGAAGACCACGACTTGGAACTGCCCCAACACGCCATGATAAAAGAACAAATAGATTCGCAAAGAACCGAACATAGTAGTTGGTCTCGCATTAGTTAA
- a CDS encoding DUF3050 domain-containing protein, with the protein MNTQVTKIQQAISPIRESLTNHAVYQRISQIDHLQVFMKDHIFAVWDFMSILKALQRNLTCVELPWIPVGSAQTRYLINEIVNGEESDVDEVGNRMSHFELYLDAMSQADADLEQIKEFLSLITQKVSVNDALVKVGVSDSVRDFVNFTFEVIATNQPHIQAAVFTFGREDLIPDMFIAMVKDLNASMPEKISKFTYYLERHIEVDGDHHSHLALQMVEELCGNDATKWQEAIDYSVKALEMRKKLWDGVEEKVQKLALSEVNS; encoded by the coding sequence ATGAATACACAAGTAACAAAGATTCAGCAGGCTATTAGCCCGATTCGTGAATCACTTACCAATCATGCTGTATATCAGCGTATTAGTCAAATCGACCACCTTCAGGTTTTTATGAAAGATCATATCTTTGCCGTGTGGGATTTTATGTCGATTCTAAAAGCTCTACAACGTAACCTTACGTGTGTCGAGTTACCTTGGATTCCTGTAGGAAGTGCTCAAACTCGCTATTTAATCAACGAAATTGTGAATGGTGAGGAAAGCGACGTTGATGAAGTTGGCAATAGAATGAGCCATTTCGAGCTATATCTGGATGCCATGAGCCAAGCCGATGCCGATCTTGAACAAATCAAGGAATTTTTGAGCCTGATTACCCAAAAGGTATCGGTCAACGATGCTCTTGTAAAAGTAGGCGTATCGGACAGCGTCCGTGATTTTGTGAATTTTACATTTGAGGTAATAGCAACTAATCAGCCTCATATTCAGGCAGCCGTATTTACATTTGGCCGTGAAGACCTCATTCCCGATATGTTTATTGCGATGGTAAAAGATTTGAATGCTTCAATGCCTGAAAAAATTTCTAAATTTACCTATTACCTTGAACGCCATATCGAAGTAGATGGCGACCACCATAGCCATTTGGCTCTACAAATGGTAGAAGAATTGTGTGGCAACGACGCTACCAAGTGGCAAGAAGCAATCGACTATTCGGTGAAGGCTTTGGAAATGCGTAAAAAACTCTGGGATGGTGTAGAAGAAAAAGTACAAAAACTAGCCTTGAGTGAAGTAAATTCATAA
- a CDS encoding T9SS type A sorting domain-containing protein produces the protein MSIKFYYVFIFSCLLSFFTHGQVAITPVAGSYTCTGSGTVKLRLPKGKAAYEWTNTQTASIIGADSTVTVAPGTYSARYKETALGAWVSVAAYTVSGIVPSALTVTPSSSTSGIFCGSSSVTLNASSGANYTWLRNGATTVGTGQSLEVAGNSISTGGSYSFSVRTTNATSGCSVVSNAISLTLYPSAPARPTITADAATTFCAGGSVGLSSSYTGGSNIWSRSVGGDTTTSGSNKIIVRVSNTITVVARDANGCISPVSNAISITSNPVPTAPIIAEGANISICSGDSITLNSNDKGSGSYLWNNGRTTRSIIVKTAGTYNLTFTSSAGCISPVSASTVVVVNTLPAKPTITADGALTFCEGFSVGLTSSYSGFRNVWSRSGSADTTTTGNNKIIIARSATVTVRALDANGCYSPRSNVTATTMNPRPATPIVNVVTYPENPILNDGTNIGVCSGDSVLFSSTNNNATTGTYLWNNLKTTRTQVIKTAGNYTLVYTDNLGCKSFASSPLVVTINSRPAKPTITNNTALEFCDGGSVTLTSSPAFAYAWSSGASSQSINITASGKFKVTAISDKGCKSTSPSDEVQVIVNPLPAQPTITANGPLTFCPDKSVVLSSSISETIYIWSEVETLGSSFGEARAITVNKSGSYSVQTKSAKGCVSKPSASTIITVLEAPQAPAIYALTPTNICDGGTVTLVALYANTNVVKFSWRDEATQAEYSQKDTIVVRKSGSFSVKVEDNKTCNSAYSSIQTVTINPLPQKPVITALTSKVICEGDSSILRSSLPNTLPTGRVSYRWTLNGGVLSVFTREIKAKVQGNYAVEVTDANGCKSVAFSDTVKVTVNELPATPFITLVGSNPFCADKSLTLNSSAEVGYKWSTGANTRSIAVNLPGTYTVQTINRFNCLSKPSTPIEAKTYALPNTVSILAGGNTIFCDGDSVMLSTTGNLRAYWWVNTDSLGRGDNNIWYAKKVGNYTVRVQDGNGCFSSPSTARFIDVRNTPAMPVISQVGTYTLEASGTGDANGYEWRLNNKVMSLFTKVVKVKLDANYSVRSSFTYTSVDLPDNKLVCYSKLSAVKVFQTDPTFEGLSIYPNPSSTGIVTVEVIDDLIGADLLVYDFMGRLLKEYKIEKFDTRKQINLNDYPSSSFIIKVQMDGFDKAKTVLIMR, from the coding sequence ATGAGCATCAAGTTTTACTACGTATTTATTTTTAGTTGTTTACTGTCTTTTTTTACCCACGGACAAGTGGCAATCACACCTGTTGCGGGTTCTTATACTTGTACTGGAAGCGGTACGGTAAAATTGAGGCTTCCCAAAGGCAAAGCTGCGTATGAATGGACTAATACCCAAACGGCCAGTATTATAGGAGCCGACAGTACCGTTACGGTAGCACCGGGTACTTATTCGGCACGTTATAAAGAAACGGCTTTGGGTGCTTGGGTTTCGGTGGCGGCTTATACCGTTTCTGGTATTGTACCAAGTGCCTTGACGGTTACGCCTTCGTCGTCGACCTCTGGTATTTTTTGTGGAAGTAGCAGTGTTACCCTCAATGCTTCGTCAGGGGCTAATTATACTTGGTTACGCAACGGAGCTACTACTGTAGGTACGGGGCAGTCGCTAGAGGTAGCTGGAAATTCTATTTCTACTGGAGGCTCTTATTCTTTTAGTGTTAGAACCACTAATGCTACCTCGGGGTGTTCGGTGGTTTCCAATGCTATTTCGCTAACTCTATATCCTTCTGCTCCAGCCAGACCTACTATTACAGCCGATGCCGCCACAACGTTTTGTGCTGGAGGAAGTGTAGGTTTATCGTCGTCTTATACAGGAGGAAGCAATATTTGGTCGAGGTCAGTTGGGGGCGATACTACTACTTCAGGCTCAAACAAAATCATTGTTCGGGTTTCTAATACTATTACCGTAGTGGCTCGTGATGCCAATGGCTGTATTTCGCCAGTTTCTAATGCTATTTCTATTACGTCCAATCCAGTTCCAACAGCCCCAATAATAGCCGAAGGTGCTAATATTAGCATTTGCTCGGGCGATAGTATCACCCTCAATTCAAACGACAAGGGTTCGGGGTCGTATTTATGGAACAATGGCAGAACCACTAGAAGTATTATTGTAAAAACTGCGGGTACTTATAACCTTACTTTTACAAGTTCGGCGGGTTGTATCTCGCCTGTGTCGGCTTCTACAGTGGTAGTGGTAAATACTTTGCCAGCCAAACCAACTATTACAGCCGATGGTGCTTTGACCTTTTGTGAAGGTTTTAGTGTGGGGCTTACGTCTTCTTATTCGGGATTTCGCAATGTATGGAGCCGTTCGGGAAGTGCCGATACAACTACGACTGGTAATAACAAAATCATCATAGCTCGTTCGGCAACGGTAACAGTAAGAGCATTGGATGCTAATGGCTGTTATTCGCCAAGGTCGAATGTTACAGCTACTACGATGAATCCACGCCCCGCTACGCCAATCGTCAATGTGGTTACTTATCCAGAAAACCCTATTCTCAACGATGGTACTAATATTGGTGTTTGTAGTGGCGATAGCGTACTATTTAGTAGTACCAATAATAATGCTACCACAGGCACATATTTATGGAACAACTTAAAAACTACTCGTACACAGGTTATCAAAACCGCAGGTAATTATACCTTGGTTTATACCGATAATTTGGGTTGTAAATCATTTGCATCGTCGCCTTTGGTGGTAACGATTAATAGCCGACCAGCCAAACCTACCATTACCAACAATACAGCATTGGAGTTTTGCGATGGCGGCAGTGTTACTCTAACTTCGTCTCCTGCATTTGCTTACGCTTGGTCGTCGGGTGCTAGTAGCCAGTCAATCAATATTACGGCTTCGGGTAAGTTTAAGGTAACAGCCATTAGTGATAAAGGCTGTAAATCTACTTCTCCTTCCGACGAAGTACAGGTAATCGTAAACCCATTACCAGCTCAACCAACTATTACGGCTAATGGCCCTCTTACTTTTTGTCCCGACAAAAGTGTAGTATTATCTTCGTCTATTTCTGAAACGATTTATATCTGGAGCGAAGTAGAAACATTAGGGTCATCTTTTGGCGAAGCAAGAGCTATTACCGTAAACAAGTCGGGAAGCTATTCGGTTCAGACCAAATCTGCCAAAGGCTGTGTTTCAAAACCTTCAGCCTCGACTATTATTACAGTATTAGAAGCACCTCAAGCACCTGCTATTTATGCGTTGACCCCTACTAATATTTGTGATGGTGGTACTGTAACATTAGTGGCTTTATATGCCAATACCAACGTCGTGAAATTTAGCTGGAGAGACGAAGCTACCCAAGCAGAATATTCTCAGAAAGATACCATTGTGGTAAGAAAGTCGGGAAGTTTTAGTGTAAAGGTGGAAGATAACAAAACCTGTAATTCAGCTTATTCTTCTATACAAACTGTAACGATCAATCCTTTGCCTCAAAAACCTGTTATTACGGCACTGACCAGCAAAGTAATTTGTGAAGGAGATAGCTCTATTTTGCGTTCGAGCTTGCCTAATACCCTGCCAACAGGACGAGTAAGCTACCGCTGGACCTTGAATGGTGGTGTGTTATCGGTATTTACAAGAGAAATCAAAGCAAAAGTACAAGGCAACTATGCCGTTGAAGTAACAGATGCCAATGGCTGTAAGTCGGTGGCATTTTCAGATACCGTAAAAGTTACTGTTAACGAGCTACCAGCTACGCCATTTATAACTTTGGTGGGTTCAAATCCATTTTGTGCTGATAAATCTTTGACACTTAACTCATCGGCCGAAGTTGGATATAAATGGAGTACAGGGGCCAATACCAGAAGTATTGCTGTGAATTTGCCAGGAACTTATACCGTTCAGACGATCAATAGATTCAACTGTTTGTCAAAACCTTCAACACCAATAGAAGCCAAAACGTATGCTTTGCCCAATACGGTTTCTATTCTAGCAGGGGGAAATACCATTTTTTGCGATGGCGATAGCGTCATGTTGAGTACCACGGGTAACCTAAGAGCTTATTGGTGGGTTAATACAGATTCATTAGGACGAGGCGATAATAATATATGGTATGCCAAAAAAGTAGGAAATTATACCGTAAGGGTACAAGATGGTAATGGTTGTTTTTCTAGCCCGTCGACAGCCCGTTTTATCGATGTAAGAAATACGCCAGCAATGCCTGTTATTTCGCAAGTAGGTACATATACGCTCGAGGCATCGGGTACAGGCGACGCCAATGGCTACGAATGGCGATTAAACAATAAAGTGATGTCGTTATTTACTAAAGTAGTTAAAGTAAAACTCGATGCTAATTATTCTGTTCGTTCAAGCTTTACTTATACATCGGTAGATTTGCCAGATAATAAATTGGTCTGTTATTCAAAACTTTCGGCCGTAAAAGTATTCCAGACCGACCCAACTTTTGAAGGTTTAAGTATTTATCCAAACCCCTCAAGTACAGGTATTGTTACGGTCGAGGTAATTGATGATTTAATCGGAGCAGACTTATTGGTGTATGATTTTATGGGGCGACTTTTGAAAGAATATAAGATTGAAAAATTTGATACCCGAAAACAAATTAATCTCAACGACTATCCATCGTCATCGTTTATTATTAAAGTACAGATGGATGGATTTGATAAAGCCAAAACGGTTTTGATTATGAGATAA